One segment of Pasteurella skyensis DNA contains the following:
- the aroQ gene encoding type II 3-dehydroquinate dehydratase yields the protein MKKILLLNGPNLNMLGKREPEIYGAQSLLNIEQHLQQLASEQGIELDCFQSNSEEALINRIHQAFQQVDFILFNPAAFTHTSVALRDALLSVNIPFVEIHLSNVHSREPFRHHSYFSDIAQAVICGLGVKGYEYGLDFALSGLKK from the coding sequence ATGAAAAAAATTTTATTATTAAATGGCCCAAATTTGAATATGTTAGGGAAACGTGAGCCTGAGATTTATGGTGCACAAAGCCTTTTAAATATTGAGCAACATCTTCAACAGCTAGCGAGTGAGCAAGGTATTGAACTAGATTGCTTTCAGTCAAATAGTGAGGAGGCTTTGATTAATCGTATTCATCAAGCTTTTCAACAGGTTGATTTTATTTTATTTAATCCAGCCGCTTTTACACATACCAGTGTTGCGTTACGTGATGCGTTACTTTCTGTGAATATTCCTTTTGTAGAAATTCATCTTTCAAATGTTCACTCTCGAGAGCCTTTTCGCCATCACTCTTATTTTAGTGATATTGCACAAGCCGTTATTTGTGGATTGGGTGTAAAAGGGTATGAATATGGATTAGATTTTGCATTATCCGGG